The Pseudomonas solani genome segment GGGTCCAAGGCACCCGAAATGCAGGACGTGCCACGTCACCGTGAAGACGGGGCGTGACCATTAACGTTCCGGCGACACGACTCAGGTCACCTCACCCCGGATGTACTGCTCCAGGTGCTGGATCAGCGCGTCCTGTTCGGCGATGGCTTCCTTGACCAGGTCGCCGATGGACAGCAGGCCGACCAGTTGGCCGTCTTCCACCACCGGCAGGTGGCGCAGGTGGCGGTCGGTCATCAGCGCCATGCACTCGCGGATGCTTTGCCGGCCATTCACCGTCAGCACCGCTTCGGTCATGAATTCGCGCACCGGCGTGACCACCGACGAACGCCCTTGCAGCACACCCCGACGGGCGTAGTCACGCTCGCTGACGATGCCCACCAGGCGGCCCTCCTCGACCACCGGCAAGGCGCCGATATTGTGTTCGGCCAGCAGGCGCAGGGCATCGAGCATCGGCACTTCGGCGCCGACGGTGTGCACCTGCTGGAGCGGCTTGGCGTGGAGCATCTGGGCAACGGTCTTCATCGGTGAACCCCTTCAGTGATCGTGATTGGCGCCCAGCATGCCGTCGCCGGCCGGTGCCCGGCCAAACGGTGATTTGCATGGCGGCCATTGAAAGTTTTGTGGCCGAGACCTGGAAAAAGCGCAAAAAAAGGGGAGCCCGTGGGCTCCCCAGGGGACTGCTTGCTCGGGATCACTCGATCTCGATCAGGACCTCGCCCGGGTTGACCCGGTCGCCCTTGGCGATGTGGATGGCCTTGACGGTGCCGGCGATGGGCGCCTGCACTTCGGTCTCCATCTTCATGGCTTCGGTGATCAGCACGGCCTGGCCGGCCTTGACGCTGTCGCCTTCCTTGACCAGTACATCGACGATGTTGCCCGGCATGGTGGTGCTGACATCGCCCGGTGCGCTGGCGTGCTTGCGCTTGCTGCTGCTGCCGGCGACGAAGTCGTTGAGCGGCTCGAACACCACCTCTTCCGGCATGCCGTCGATGGACAGGTAGAAGTGGCGCTTGCCGTCGGTCTTCACGCCGACGCCGGTGATGTCCACGCGGTAGCTCTCGCCGTGCACGTCGACCACGAACTCGGTGGGCACGCCTTCGCCGCCGACCGGGGCCGCACCCTGGCCGTTGGGGATGGGCAGCAGCTCCTCGGGCTTGAGGGTGCCGGCTTCACGCTCCTCGAGGAACTTGCGCCCGATGTCGGGGAACATGGCGAAGGTGAGGACGTCTTCCTCGCTCTTGGCCAGGGCGCCGATTTCCTTGCGCAGCTTGTCCAGCTCGGGCTTGAGCAGGTCGGCCGGGCGCACGTCGATGACGTCTTCGTTGCCAATGGCCTGGCGGCGCAGCTCTTCGTTGATCTGGCCCGGGGCCTTGCCGTAGCGGCCCTGAAGGTAGAGCTTCACCTCGTTGGTGATGGTCTTGTAGCGCTCGCCGGCGAGGACGTTGAAGAACGCCTGGGTGCCGACGATCTGCGAGGTCGGGGTGACCAGGGGCGGGAAGCCGAGGTCGGCGCGCACGCGCGGGATCTCTTCCAGCACCTCGCCCATGCGGTTGAGGGCGCCCTGCTCCTTGAGCTGGTTGGCGAGGTTGGAAATCATCCCGCCCGGCACCTGGTTGACCTGCACGCGGGTGTCGACGCCGGTGAACTCGCTTTCGAACTGGTGGTACTTCTTGCGCACGGCGTGGAAGTACATGCCGATTTCCTGGATCAGCTCCAGGTCCAGGCCGGTGTCATAGGGCGTGTTGCGCAGGGCCGCGACCATGGACTCGGTGCCCGGGTGGCTGGTGCCCCAGGCCATGCTGGAGATGGCGGTGTCGATGCGGTCGGCGCCGTTCTCGATGGCCTTGAGCTGGCACATGCTGGCAACGCCGGCGGTGTCGTGGGAGTGGATCACCACGTCCAGCGGCAGGGCATCCTTCAGCGCCTTGACCAGCTCGCCGGTGGCGTAGGGGGTCAGCAGGCCGGCCATGTCCTTGATGGCGATGGAGTCGACGCCCATGGCGGCCATGGCCTTGCCCTGGGCCACGAAGGCATCGATGGTGTGCACCGGGCTGGTGGTGTAGGCGATGGTGCCCTGGGCATGCTTGCCGGCGGCCTTCACCGCCTCGATGGAGACGCGCAGGTTACGCACGTCGTTCATGGCGTCGAAGATGCGGAACACGTCGATGCCGTTGACCGCCGCCTTGGCCACGAAGGCCTTGACCACGTCGTCGCTGTAGTGGCGGTAGCCCAGCAGGTTCTGCCCGCGCAGGAGCATCTGCAGGCGGGTGTTGGGCAGCGCGGCCTTGAGCTTGCGCAGGCGCTCCCACGGGTCTTCCTTGAGGAAGCGCACGCAGGCGTCGAAGGTGGCGCCGCCCCAGACTTCCAGCGACCAGTAGCCGACCTTGTCCAGCTTGTCGCAGATGGGAAGCATGTCTTCCAGGCGCATGCGGGTGGCCAGCAGGGACTGGTGCGCGTCACGCAGGATGGTGTCGGTGACGCTGATCTTCTTGGTTTCGAGGGTCTTGCTCATGTTCTGCATCCTTCCCTTACAGGCCCGCGTGGGCGGCAATGGCGGTCGCGATGGCGATGGCCAGGTGCGACGGGTTGCGCTTGATCGAATACTGGGTCAGCTCCGGGTGGCTTTCGACGAAGCTGGTGTTGAACTGGCCGCTGCGGAATTCGGGATCGCGGAGGATCTCCTGGTAGTAGGCCGCGGTGGTCTTGACCCCTTGCACGCGCATGTCATCCAGCGCGCGCAGGCCGCGGTCCAGTGCCTCTTCCCAGGTCAGCGCCCAGACGATCAGCTTCAGGCACATGGAGTCGTAGAAGGGCGGGATGGTGTAGCCGGTGTAGATCGCCGTGTCGGTGCGCACGCCGGGGCCGCCGGGGGCGTAGTAGCGGGTGATCTTGCCGAACGAGGGCAGGAAGTTGTTCTTCGGATCCTCGGCGTTGATGCGGAACTGCAGGGCGAAGCCGCGGTGGATGATGTCCTCCTGCTTCACCGAGAGCGGCAGGCCCGAGGCGATACGGATCTGCTCGCGGACGATGTCGATGCCGGTGATTTCCTCGGTGATGGTGTGCTCCACCTGCACCCGGGTGTTCATCTCCATGAAGTACACCTCGCCCTCGGCGAGCAGGAACTCCACGGTGCCGGCGTTCTCGTAGCCCACCGCCTTGGCGGCGCGCACGGAGAGGTCGCCGATGTAGGCACGCTGCTCGGGGGTGAGCTGTGGGCTGGGGGCGATCTCGATGAGCTTCTGGTTGCGGCGCTGGATCGAGCAGTCGCGCTCGAACAGGTGCACGGTGTTGCCGAAGCTGTCGGCCAGGACCTGGGCCTCGATGTGCTTCGGGTTGACGATGCATTTCTCCAGGAACACCTCGGCCGAGCCGAAGGCCTTGGTCGCCTCGGAGATGACCCGCGGGTAGGCCTGCTCCAGCTCGGCGCGCGAGTTGCAGCGGCGAATGCCACGGCCGCCACCGCCGGAAGTGGCCTTGAGCATCACCGGGTAGCCGATGCGCTCGCCCTCGCGCAGGGCCTCTTCGAGGTCCGCCACGTTGCCTTCGGTGCCCGGGGTGACCGGTACGCCGGCCTTGATCATGCTGCGGCGGGCTTCGGTCTTGTCACCCATGCGGCGGATCACTTCCGCCGACGGGCCGATGAAGCGGATGCCGCGCTCGGCGCAGATGTCCGCCAGCTCGGCGTTTTCGGAGAGGAAGCCGTAGCCGGGGTGCAAGGCGTCGCAACCGGTTTCCACGGCCAGGTTCACCAGCTTGCGCGGGTTGAGGTAACCGGCCAGCGGGTCCTCGCCGATGCTGTGGGCCTCGTCGGCACGCTTGACGTGCAGGGCGTGGCGGTCGGCGTCGGAGTAGACGGCCACCGAGCGGATGCCCATCTCGGCGCAGGCACGCACGATTCGGACGGCGATCTCACCCCGGTTGGCGATGAGGATTTTCTTGATCACGAGCGTTCCCTCGACCAAGTGAGCAGGCGAACGGCGAGCCGTTCGGCGAGTGACCGCCGGTGCTGTAGCGGTGCGTGATTAACCTACGCCCAGCCCTGGGATAACCCAAATCAATAATTATTGGGGTATCCATTAGGAAAGCCTTATAGTCGCCGCCGCGACCCCACGTTTTCGAGGCCCTACCCTATGCGCAAGACCCTGCTGCGCATGACACTGCGCCAGCTCCAGGTGTTCCGTGCCGTGTTCGAGACCCGCTCCTACAGCCGAGCGGCGGAGGAGATGGCATTGACCCAACCGGCCGTCAGTCTGCAGATCCGCCAGCTCGAAGAACTGGTAGGCCAGCCGCTGTTCGAGTACGTGGGCAAGAAGCTCTACCAGACCGACGCCGCCGAGGCGCTGTACGTGGCCAGCAGCGACATCTTCCAGCGCCTGGCCAGCCTCGACATGCAGCTTTCGGATCTGCAGGGCTCGCTGCAGGGCCAGCTCAACCTGGCGGTGGAATCCAGCGCCAAGTACTTCGTGCCGCACCTGTTCGCCGCCTTCAAGCAGCAGCATCCGGACGTGAGCCTGCACCTGGCGGTGGTCAACCGCGCCCAGGTGATCAAGCGCCTGGCGGACAACCGCGACGACCTGGTGATCATGTCCCTGGTGCCCCAGGACATGGCCCTGGAATTCCTGCCCTTCCTCAACAACCCGATCATCGCCGTGGCGCCACCGGACCACCCGCTGTGCCACGCGCGCAGCCTGACGCTGAAGGACCTGGAGCCCTTCCCGTTGCTGATCCGCGAGGCGGGCTCGGGCACCCGCAAGGCCTGCGAGGAATATTTCCAGCAGAAGCGCGCGCACTTCGCCCAGACCCAGGAAGTCGCCTCCCTGGATGCCCTGCGCGAATGCGTGGTGGCCGGCCTCGGCCTGGGGCTGCTGCCCCGCCATGCGGTCAGCCTGGAGCTGGCCACCGGCGTATTGCGCGAGCTGCCGGTGGAGGAGCTGCCGCTCTACCGCAGCTGGTGCGTGGTCCACGCCAAGGGCAAGCGGCTGTCACCGGTCGCCCAGGCGCTGATGGCCTTTATCCGCGAAGAACGCGCCCAGATCAGCACGCTTTCCCAGCGGTTCGACGGCGCTCTGCCGTTGACGACAACAGGTAGTTGATCGCGATCAGGTCGGGATAGTCGTTCAGCTCTGCCAGCAAGCGGCGCTGTTCGGCGCGGTCCTCGATGGCCCGGCGGAACTGCATCCGGCGCTGGTCTTCGAGTTTGCGCCGGGTCTTACTGTCGATGGCCGGCTCGTCAAAACGCTGTGCATGGTGTCGAGGCATGTCAGGTCTCCCAGGACGAAGTGCGGGAGCACCAGCATCGGCCAGCGGCATGACGCTTTGACGGCAGGCGGGTGACGCTGCGGTGACCGTCTTGCGACAGCCACTGGCACCTTCAAAACAACGCGTCGAGCAGGCGGTACCAGGCGATCCCCGCGCCCAGGTAGAGACGCTGCAGGCCGTGCAGCGGGATGCGCCGCAACGGCGTGATCGGGAAGGGGAAATCCCCGCCCTGCCCCGCCAGGCGCGCCGCCATGTGTCGCCCCAGGCTGGTGGCCAGGGCGATGCCGCGACCGTTGTAGCCCAGCAGCATGGACAGCCCCGGCGCCGGCTCGTGGACATGGGGCAGGAAGTCCTGGGTCAGCGCCACGCGCCCGCTCCAGCGGTATTCGATGGGCACCCCGGCGAGCTGCGGGAACAGCCCGGTGAGCGAGCGCTCCAGGTGCGCCCAGTCGCTGGCCTGGCGCGGCTCGGGGAAGGGACCGCGCCCACCCAGCAGCAGGCGGCCCTGGGCGTCCTGCTTGAAGTACAGCAACAGGCGCCGCGCATCCGAGCAGACCTCGCCCCCGGCAGCACGCTATGGCGCAGGTGCGCGGGCAGCGGCTGGGTGGCGACGATGAAGCTGTTGGCGGCGATCAGCGTCTGGCGCAGGCCGGGCCAGAGATCATCGGTGTAGCCGTTGCCGGCCAGCAGCACACGCTCGGCCCGCACCTGGGCACCGCCGGCTGTGGATAACACCCAGCCGCCCTCCTCGCGGCGCAGGCCGGTGACCCGGCTGTGACCATGGACCTTCGCACCGCGCTCGACAGCCGCACGCGCCAGCCCACGGGCGTAGCTCATGGGCTGGACGCTGCCGGCGCGCGGGTCGACCCAGCCGCCGAGGTAATTGACGCTGCCGATGCGCCGGGCCACGGCCGGCTTGTCCAGCAGCTCCACCTCGACGCCGCGCGCACGCCATTGCCCGGCGCGCTGCTCCAGGCCACGCATGGCCACAGGAGACGCGGCCGGTTGGATCCAGCCCTTGCGGGTGGCGTCGCAGTCGATGCCGAGCCGCTCGATCAGCGCGAACACCTCGTCAGCGGCGCCACCGGCGGCGGCGATCATCGCCTCGCCACGGGCCGCGCCGAACTTGGCGATCAGTTGCTCGGGGTCGAACTTGAGCCCGGGGATCACCTGCCCGCCGTTGCGCCCGGAAGCGCCCCAGCCGGGTTCGCCGGCATCCAGCACGCAGACGCGTACGCCCGCTTCGGCCAGGTGCAGGGCGGTGACCAGCCCGGTGTAGCCGGCGCCGACGATGGCGACATCGGCCTGGGTGCTCTCGCTCAAGGGCGGGGTGGCGACAGCGGGTTTGGCGGTGGCCGCCCAGAGCGAGGACGGCAGGGTGGGCACCAGGGGCGCATTCATGCCGGCACCTCGCCGCTGTTCAGCAGGCGCTTGAGGAAGTCCTGGGTACGCGGGTGGCTCGGTGCGCTCAGCACCTCGCGGGCCGGGCCCTGTTCGACGATGCGACCGCTGTGGAGGAAGCAGACCTTGTCCGCCACATCGCGGGCGAAGCCCATCTCGTGGGTGACCACGATCATGGTCATGCCCTCGTCGGCGAGGCGCCGCATCACCGCCAGCACCTCGCCCACCAGCTCGGGGTCCAGGGCCGAGGTGGGCTCGTCGAAGAGGATCGCCCTGGGCTTCATCGCCAGGGCGCGGGCGATGGCCACGCGCTGCTGCTGGCCGCCGGAAAGCTCGTCCGGGTAGGCGTTCATGCGGTGGGCGAGGCCGACCTTCTCCAGCAGCACCTCGGCCTGGCGCCGGGCTTCGCGGGGGTCTTCCTTCTTCACGTAGATCGGCCCCTCCATCACGTTTTCCACAGCGGTGCGATGGGGGAACAGGTTGAAGCGCTGGAACACCATGGCCACCTGGGTGCGGATCTCGTGGATGCTGTCATGGTGCCGGTCCACCGCCTGGCCGCTGACCAGGATCTCGCCCCGGTCGTGGGTCTCCAGGCCGTTGATGCAGCGCAGCAGGGTGGATTTGCCCGAGCCCGAGGGGCCGATCAGGCAGACCACCTCGCCGCTTTCGATGTTCAGGTCGATGCCTTCGAGCACCGCCAGGCTGCCGAAGCTCTTGTGCAGCTGCTTGATCTCGATCATGGCTTGCTCCTCTTACCGATTCGCGCTTCCAGCCGACGCAGGCCGTAGGACAGCGGCAGGCTCAGCGCCAGGTAGAGCAGCGCCACCAGGGTGTAGACGGTCATGTTCTCGAAGGTCGAGGAGGCGATCAGCTGGCCGGCGCGGGTCATCTCGGCCACCGTGATGGTGGAGACCAGCGAGGAGTCCTTGAGCATCATCACCAGGGTGTTGCCATAGGGCGGCAGGGCGATGCGGAAGGCCTGGGGCAGCACCACCCGGCGCATCACCATGGCGCCGCGCATGCCGAGGGATTCGGCCGCCTCGATCTGCCCCTGGTGGATGGCCTGGATGCCGGCGCGGAAGTTCTCCGCCTGGTAGGCCGAGTAGGCGATGCCGAGGCCGATGACGCCGGCCTGGAAGGCGCTGAGCTGGATGCCGAAGTCCGGCAGCACGAAGTAGATGTAGAAGAGCTGCACGATGATCGGCAGGCCGCGGATGACGTTGACCACGCCGATGGCGAACAGCGAGATGGCGCGGACCTTCGACACCATCATCAGGGCGAAGACCAAGCCGATCACGGAGCTGAGCAGGAAGGACCCGGCCGTGACCTGCACGGTGACCACCGCCCCTTTCAGCAGAATGGGGAGGAAGTCCAGAGCGTTCTGGAGAAACATGGAGGCTACCCGTGGATGGGTTCAGGGAAAGGCCCGCCACGCCGGCGGGCCGCGAGCGCAGTCAGTCGAGCTTCCACTTCGCGATGATGCGGTCCAGCGAGCCATCGGCCTTGATCGCGGCGATGCCGGTGTTGACCCGTTCCAGGGTCGCGGCATCGCCCTTGCGCACGATCAGGCAGACATCGCCCATGATCACCGGCTGGTAGCCCTGCACCAGGCGCACCTTGTCCTGGGTGCCCTGGGCCAGTTGGTAGGCGAGGATCGGGCGGTCGGCGAAGCCGGCCTTGATCCGCCCCAGGGCCAGGTCGCGCATCAGGTCGGCGATGGAGTCGTAGCCGCGCACCTCCTTGAAGATGCCGCGCTTGTTCAGCTCGTCGATGAACACGGTGCCGACCTGGGCGCCGACCACCTCGCCCTCGAGGTCTTCCATGCGGGTATAGGCGGTGGCGTCGTCGGCGCGGACGATCAGCCCTTCGCCGTAGCTGAACACCGGGTCGGAGTACTGCACCACTTTCTCCCGCGCGGGGGTGCGCAGCATGGCGGCGGAGATGACGTCGATCTTGTTCGCGGTCAGCGAAGGGATCAGCGCGGCGAAGGTGGTCTGCTGGATCTCCACCTCGAAGCCGCCGGCCTTGGCCACCGCCTGGGCGGCATCGACCATCATCCCCTGGATGCTCTGGCTC includes the following:
- a CDS encoding CBS domain-containing protein, producing MKTVAQMLHAKPLQQVHTVGAEVPMLDALRLLAEHNIGALPVVEEGRLVGIVSERDYARRGVLQGRSSVVTPVREFMTEAVLTVNGRQSIRECMALMTDRHLRHLPVVEDGQLVGLLSIGDLVKEAIAEQDALIQHLEQYIRGEVT
- the oadA gene encoding sodium-extruding oxaloacetate decarboxylase subunit alpha, producing MSKTLETKKISVTDTILRDAHQSLLATRMRLEDMLPICDKLDKVGYWSLEVWGGATFDACVRFLKEDPWERLRKLKAALPNTRLQMLLRGQNLLGYRHYSDDVVKAFVAKAAVNGIDVFRIFDAMNDVRNLRVSIEAVKAAGKHAQGTIAYTTSPVHTIDAFVAQGKAMAAMGVDSIAIKDMAGLLTPYATGELVKALKDALPLDVVIHSHDTAGVASMCQLKAIENGADRIDTAISSMAWGTSHPGTESMVAALRNTPYDTGLDLELIQEIGMYFHAVRKKYHQFESEFTGVDTRVQVNQVPGGMISNLANQLKEQGALNRMGEVLEEIPRVRADLGFPPLVTPTSQIVGTQAFFNVLAGERYKTITNEVKLYLQGRYGKAPGQINEELRRQAIGNEDVIDVRPADLLKPELDKLRKEIGALAKSEEDVLTFAMFPDIGRKFLEEREAGTLKPEELLPIPNGQGAAPVGGEGVPTEFVVDVHGESYRVDITGVGVKTDGKRHFYLSIDGMPEEVVFEPLNDFVAGSSSKRKHASAPGDVSTTMPGNIVDVLVKEGDSVKAGQAVLITEAMKMETEVQAPIAGTVKAIHIAKGDRVNPGEVLIEIE
- a CDS encoding acetyl-CoA carboxylase biotin carboxylase subunit encodes the protein MIKKILIANRGEIAVRIVRACAEMGIRSVAVYSDADRHALHVKRADEAHSIGEDPLAGYLNPRKLVNLAVETGCDALHPGYGFLSENAELADICAERGIRFIGPSAEVIRRMGDKTEARRSMIKAGVPVTPGTEGNVADLEEALREGERIGYPVMLKATSGGGGRGIRRCNSRAELEQAYPRVISEATKAFGSAEVFLEKCIVNPKHIEAQVLADSFGNTVHLFERDCSIQRRNQKLIEIAPSPQLTPEQRAYIGDLSVRAAKAVGYENAGTVEFLLAEGEVYFMEMNTRVQVEHTITEEITGIDIVREQIRIASGLPLSVKQEDIIHRGFALQFRINAEDPKNNFLPSFGKITRYYAPGGPGVRTDTAIYTGYTIPPFYDSMCLKLIVWALTWEEALDRGLRALDDMRVQGVKTTAAYYQEILRDPEFRSGQFNTSFVESHPELTQYSIKRNPSHLAIAIATAIAAHAGL
- a CDS encoding LysR family transcriptional regulator, whose amino-acid sequence is MRMTLRQLQVFRAVFETRSYSRAAEEMALTQPAVSLQIRQLEELVGQPLFEYVGKKLYQTDAAEALYVASSDIFQRLASLDMQLSDLQGSLQGQLNLAVESSAKYFVPHLFAAFKQQHPDVSLHLAVVNRAQVIKRLADNRDDLVIMSLVPQDMALEFLPFLNNPIIAVAPPDHPLCHARSLTLKDLEPFPLLIREAGSGTRKACEEYFQQKRAHFAQTQEVASLDALRECVVAGLGLGLLPRHAVSLELATGVLRELPVEELPLYRSWCVVHAKGKRLSPVAQALMAFIREERAQISTLSQRFDGALPLTTTGS
- a CDS encoding PA3496 family putative envelope integrity protein yields the protein MPRHHAQRFDEPAIDSKTRRKLEDQRRMQFRRAIEDRAEQRRLLAELNDYPDLIAINYLLSSTAERRRTAGKAC
- a CDS encoding amino acid ABC transporter ATP-binding protein — its product is MIEIKQLHKSFGSLAVLEGIDLNIESGEVVCLIGPSGSGKSTLLRCINGLETHDRGEILVSGQAVDRHHDSIHEIRTQVAMVFQRFNLFPHRTAVENVMEGPIYVKKEDPREARRQAEVLLEKVGLAHRMNAYPDELSGGQQQRVAIARALAMKPRAILFDEPTSALDPELVGEVLAVMRRLADEGMTMIVVTHEMGFARDVADKVCFLHSGRIVEQGPAREVLSAPSHPRTQDFLKRLLNSGEVPA
- a CDS encoding amino acid ABC transporter permease; the encoded protein is MFLQNALDFLPILLKGAVVTVQVTAGSFLLSSVIGLVFALMMVSKVRAISLFAIGVVNVIRGLPIIVQLFYIYFVLPDFGIQLSAFQAGVIGLGIAYSAYQAENFRAGIQAIHQGQIEAAESLGMRGAMVMRRVVLPQAFRIALPPYGNTLVMMLKDSSLVSTITVAEMTRAGQLIASSTFENMTVYTLVALLYLALSLPLSYGLRRLEARIGKRSKP
- a CDS encoding ABC transporter substrate-binding protein produces the protein MHPRLRALTCACALVAGLATSFAASAESYRVGATATGVPFTFLDVKSQSIQGMMVDAAQAVAKAGGFEVEIQQTTFAALIPSLTANKIDVISAAMLRTPAREKVVQYSDPVFSYGEGLIVRADDATAYTRMEDLEGEVVGAQVGTVFIDELNKRGIFKEVRGYDSIADLMRDLALGRIKAGFADRPILAYQLAQGTQDKVRLVQGYQPVIMGDVCLIVRKGDAATLERVNTGIAAIKADGSLDRIIAKWKLD